A region of the Gammaproteobacteria bacterium genome:
GTGAAGGATAATGGATACAGACACTTATCTTGTATCTTACGTCGAACTCAGGTTAATATAGTCATTACCCGTTCCCGCGCTGATAATATTATTACCGTTTCCTGCGGTGATGCTGTCATTACCGTCGTTACCGTTGACAGTGTTGTTGCCGTCATCGGCGTTAATTTGATCGGCTTTCGTACTCCCCTGGATTACGTCATTACCATAGTTGCTGTCGATAATGAGTCCTTGTGATTGATTGGAGCCATCGATGGTATCGTCGCCAGCCCCGGTATAGATAATCTCGATACTGGTAGTGGTTAAGTTAATGGAGATCCCGGTATCTGATTCGGCATAGGTGGTACCGATACTCAGGGTATCTATGCCCAAGCCACCGTCGATGGAGGTAACCAAACCGCTGACGTTTATGTTGTCGTCACCGGCCCCACCGATAACTGATCCGCCGCCAAACCCTGCATCGATGGAGTCGTTGCCGTCACCACCATCGATAATATCGTCACCAGTTCCTCCGGACATGTTGTCGTTTCCGTTTCCGCCATAGATGAGATCCGCACCGGCATTTCCATATATGGTATCGTTTCCGTCATCTCCATACAGGGTGTCTTTACCCTGGCCACCGCTGATATTATCGTTCCCGCTATCACCATGAACAGTGTTTACCCCGTTCCCCGCGTTAATGTAATCATCACCATTTCCTCCTCTGATGATGTCATGGCCGTTTCCGGTGGTGATGCTGTCGTTACCGTCGTTGCCACTGACCGTATTGTTATCTTCGCCGGCGTTGATTTGGTCGGCTCTCGCGCCGCCCTGGATCACATCATCGCCGAAGCTGCTATCGATGGTGAGTGCTTGTTGTTGAGCGGATCCGTTGATGTTATCGTCACCAACTCCGCTATAGATATTTTCGACACTTGCGGTAGCCAGGTTAATGGAGATGCCGGTATCTGATTCGGCATAGGTGGTGCCGATACTCAGGGTGTCTGTGCCCAAGCCACCATCGATGGAGGTAACCAAATCGCTGACGTTTATGTTGTCGTCACCGGCCCCACCTACAACCGATCCGCCGCCAAAACCCGCATCGATGGAGTCGTTGCCGTCACCACCATCGATAATATCGTCACCAGTCCCCCCGGATAGGTTGTCGTTTCCGTTTCCGCCATAAATGAGATCCGCACCGGCATTCCCATATATGGTATCGTTTCCGTCATCCCCATATAGGGTGTCTTTGCCCTGGTCACTGCTAATGTTATCGTTTCCGCTATCACCATGAACAGTGTTTATCCCGTTTCCCGCGTTAATGTAATCATCACCGTTTCCGCCACTGATGATGTCATTGCCATTTCCGGTGGTAATATTGTCGTTATCGCCGTTGCCGCTGACCGTATTGTTACCTTCGCCGGCGTTGATTTGGTCGGCTCTCGCGCTGCCCTGGATCACATCATCGCCGAAGCTGCTGTCGATGGTGAGTGCTTGTTGTTGAGTGGATCCGTTGATGTTGTCGTCACCAACTCCGCTATAGATGTTTTCGATACTTGTGGTGGCCAGGTTAATAGATATACCGATATCGGACTCGGCGTAATAGGTACCGATATACAGAGTATCTATACCCAGACCACCATTAATTGAGCCAATTAAATCGCTGGCGTAGATGACATCGTCACCGATCCCGCCCTTAACCGAACCACCACCGAACCCTGTATCAAGGTGATCGTTGCCATCTCCACCGTCGAGAATGTCGTCACCGTCGCCGCCATATAAGGTATCATCGCCAATACCGCCGAATAGGGTGTCGGCGTCGGCCTCACCGTATATCGTATCGTTGTCTGCTCCGCCGGTTAATTTGTCTGCTCCGTCACCGCCGTAGATAGTATCGTTACCGTTTCCTGCATCGACTGTGTCATTCCCACCCAGGCTGGTGATGTAATCGTCTCCCGCAGTTGCGGGACCTCCTGTAACATTGATGGATACGGTAAGTGTGGTAATGGTGTCTTTATTATTGGTACCAGTGATTGTTGCCATTGATGGGCCTCGTTTATTTGGTGTTACTGGAAAATATGGATGATTGATCAGAAATTTACGTCAAAGTACTTCTCGAAAAAGAAAGATAGTATCGGTTGCGTAGTGTCAGAACCATGCTTGGTTACGTTCTGGCGCCACTCGATCGGTAAAATTCTTTCACAAATTACTTGGGATGTATAGACCGTATGATTTTTATGTGCTAGCTAAGTAGCCTAGTAGTAGTGAAGTGTTGACGTCGGTAACGTTGTTTTTGATCTGAATACTGTCCTTGTTTCTACAGTAGACCTTATCGGAAACCTCCTCATCACCCACCACAGTCAATATAAATCATGAGGTTGCGTTGTCCGGCAGAGCTAGGTAGGGGGTTTCCGATAAGGTCTAGTGTTTTGCGTTGATACGCATTATCTTGTTGTGAAAATTTATCAGACCCCACGAGTAAAGATTCAGAGAGCGCAATACTCTGTTCTAGTCCAGAGTCTTGAATGAACAGAAAGTTAAATAAGAACAAAGGGTAAGATGACTTCGATGATGGTTGGAGGGTTGCACTTAACCAGGTGTTTTGTATGACCATAAAAAAATTTTATGTCAGGATTGTTTTGTGTTATCGTTGCTATTCCAGATTCCACTGAGGAGATTATCAGCGGTGAGCCAGTTACCCATCGATGCGCGTGAGACGGCGCGCGAAGAGTTGTTTGGTGTTGTTTGGACGCGTGATCTGAATACAGTATTCAACAATATTGCGCCGTATTATGATGTGGCGAACTATGTGGCAAGCTTGGGATTATGGGGATGGTTTGGACGTAGTTTTATGAAAACAATCGAACTGCATCCGCATGAGCGAGTATTAGATGTATGTGCGGGTACTAATGCAATGGGCATTGCACTTCTAGAACGTGAACCTACGCTTGAAATGCACGCCATGGATCGCAGCGCAGAAATGCAGAAGGTTGGCGAACGTAATGCGCTGGCGCGTGGTTTCCACATCCAAAGTACTATCGGTGATGTACATACTTTGCCATTCCCAGACAATCACTTCGATGTAGTTACCCTCCAATTTGCCTCGCGGCATCTACGGATACGTCAAGTCTTTGCTGAGATTCACCGGGTGCTTAAACCGGGTGGACGTTTCTATCATTGCGATATGCTGCGCCCCACTAATCGCATTATCGAAGTTGCCTACTACAGTTACCTGCGTTTTGTTTTATGGTTCACCGCCTTTGTCTTCCGTAGCGGAGAGACCGCGCTCAACTGTAAGAAATACTTTGTCAATGCGTTGCGGACATTCTACACCGTGCGGGAATTGTTCGACGTGTTGACAGATCTAAACTATGTCAATGTTACGGAAAGGACCATCTTTTCGGGTATGCTTGGGTTTCATCGTGCGGTTAAGCCGTTACCGAGCAACGATACGGCTGCCTAGCCAGCAACGTAAGATTGCGTAGAAGCGATATTCGAAGGGGCTTAATCGGCATTTCGGCAAGTTGGTGACTCAAGTTGCTACCTTTGGTCCAATTCAACCGTCATTCCGGTAAAGATTATCGGAATGATGGCCCGACGGATGAATTTAAAACATATCGACGGGGTCCACATCTAGCGACCAACGTACCCGTCGATTCGTAGGGAGAGTTTCCAGGGTGGGTGCCCAGCTATTTAATAATCTCTGTAGATCGATACGGCGCGTTGCTTGGAGTAGGAGTTGGGCGCGGTAGCGGCCTTCCCGACGTTCCATGGGGGCCGCTAGCGGTCCGTAGACTTGGACGGTCCCGTTGGCGATTAGTGATATGGCGTGATCCTTTGCCTCCTGTAAAAAGGCCATGGGAACGTGCTGTTTCGTTGCCTCGGCCCGCAATAGGGCGAGTGCGCTATAAGGGGGCCACTCCGCTTGGGCACGTTCCGCCAGGGCGGTTCTAGCAAAGGCTGGATAACCCCCGGTAATCAGGATATGTAGTAGCGGATGATCGGGGTTATGGGTCTGGAGCAAAACAAGGCCGGGTTTATCAGCCCGACCGGCTCGTCCAGACACCTGGACCAGAAGCTGGGCCAATCGTTCGGAATCGCGAAAATCCGCACCGTAGAGACCTTGATCGACGTTTACTACCGCCACCAGGGTGACCTCGGGAAAGTCGTGGCCTTTGGCGAGCATTTGGGTACCGATCAGGATCTGTGCTTGTCCAGTTCGAATCTCGTTGAGCAGTGCGTCAAGGGTGCCACGTCGGCGGGTGCTGTCGCTGTCAATTCGTACCAGCGGGTGGTTGGGAAAGCGTTTAATCAATGCCTGTTCGAGACGTTCGGTCCCTGCCCCCAGCGGGCGGAGGGCGACCGTGCCGCAACTCGGACAGGTGCGCGGGGCAGGGGTCTCTGCCCCGCAGTGGTGGCAACGCAGTCGCCACTCCTCACGATAAAAGGTGAGGCGTGCGTCGCATCGCTGACACTCTGCCGTCCAACTGCATTGGTGGCACAGCAGTACTGGTGCGTAACCACGACGGTTGAGAAAGACCAGGACCTGCTCCCCTCGTCCCAGATGAGTTTCCATCACCTTTAACAGCGGTTCGGCAAGGCCGTGATAGAGGGTTTTGCAGCGTAGGTCGATGAGCCGAATTGTGGGAGGGACCGCAGAGCCCGCCCGTTGGGAGAGGGTAAGGAGGCGATAACGGCCCGACTGGGCGTTGTACAAGCTCTCCAGCGCGGGCGTGGCAGAGCCCAGTAGCACCGGTATCTGGGCGCGTTGGGCGCGTACTATCGCGAGATCGCGGGCATGGTAGCGGAAACCTTCCCACTGTTTGAATGACAGGTCATGTTCTTCATCGACCACGATCAACCCTAAGCGCGG
Encoded here:
- a CDS encoding serralysin codes for the protein MATITGTNNKDTITTLTVSINVTGGPATAGDDYITSLGGNDTVDAGNGNDTIYGGDGADKLTGGADNDTIYGEADADTLFGGIGDDTLYGGDGDDILDGGDGNDHLDTGFGGGSVKGGIGDDVIYASDLIGSINGGLGIDTLYIGTYYAESDIGISINLATTSIENIYSGVGDDNINGSTQQQALTIDSSFGDDVIQGSARADQINAGEGNNTVSGNGDNDNITTGNGNDIISGGNGDDYINAGNGINTVHGDSGNDNISSDQGKDTLYGDDGNDTIYGNAGADLIYGGNGNDNLSGGTGDDIIDGGDGNDSIDAGFGGGSVVGGAGDDNINVSDLVTSIDGGLGTDTLSIGTTYAESDTGISINLATASVENIYSGVGDDNINGSAQQQALTIDSSFGDDVIQGGARADQINAGEDNNTVSGNDGNDSITTGNGHDIIRGGNGDDYINAGNGVNTVHGDSGNDNISGGQGKDTLYGDDGNDTIYGNAGADLIYGGNGNDNMSGGTGDDIIDGGDGNDSIDAGFGGGSVIGGAGDDNINVSGLVTSIDGGLGIDTLSIGTTYAESDTGISINLTTTSIEIIYTGAGDDTIDGSNQSQGLIIDSNYGNDVIQGSTKADQINADDGNNTVNGNDGNDSITAGNGNNIISAGTGNDYINLSST
- the priA gene encoding Primosomal protein N', which translates into the protein MQPQTSIVLRIAVPCPLLRDFDYLPPPDTDEALLVPGVRLFVPFGRTTHVGVLLAVATSSRIERPLLHALALLDSLPVLPAEVLGLLRWAADYYHYPIGEVLWSALPACLRVDQPTTTPRPASGWRLTTDGRTTDPTIQLARTPRQAEVLSYLHQHPEVFLKGLPNPLPEGLITSAEDPTPSPAAQQSSPKKLGDAVLRALYALHKRGLVERCTDLASSVMFPVCPAEPGPPLNPSQQAVVAAVAEAAGFQGLLLEGVTGSGKTEVYMEIVRQVVMRGRQALILVPEIGLTPQLVDRFHRRLATSLAVIHSRFPDSARCAAWRAAASGEANVVIGTRSAIFTPLPRLGLIVVDEEHDLSFKQWEGFRYHARDLAIVRAQRAQIPVLLGSATPALESLYNAQSGRYRLLTLSQRAGSAVPPTIRLIDLRCKTLYHGLAEPLLKVMETHLGRGEQVLVFLNRRGYAPVLLCHQCSWTAECQRCDARLTFYREEWRLRCHHCGAETPAPRTCPSCGTVALRPLGAGTERLEQALIKRFPNHPLVRIDSDSTRRRGTLDALLNEIRTGQAQILIGTQMLAKGHDFPEVTLVAVVNVDQGLYGADFRDSERLAQLLVQVSGRAGRADKPGLVLLQTHNPDHPLLHILITGGYPAFARTALAERAQAEWPPYSALALLRAEATKQHVPMAFLQEAKDHAISLIANGTVQVYGPLAAPMERREGRYRAQLLLQATRRIDLQRLLNSWAPTLETLPTNRRVRWSLDVDPVDMF
- a CDS encoding hypothetical protein (Evidence 5 : Unknown function); amino-acid sequence: MVIQNTWLSATLQPSSKSSYPLFLFNFLFIQDSGLEQSIALSESLLVGSDKFSQQDNAYQRKTLDLIGNPLPSSAGQRNLMIYIDCGG
- a CDS encoding putative Demethylmenaquinone methyltransferase (Evidence 3 : Putative function from multiple computational evidences); the protein is MSQLPIDARETAREELFGVVWTRDLNTVFNNIAPYYDVANYVASLGLWGWFGRSFMKTIELHPHERVLDVCAGTNAMGIALLEREPTLEMHAMDRSAEMQKVGERNALARGFHIQSTIGDVHTLPFPDNHFDVVTLQFASRHLRIRQVFAEIHRVLKPGGRFYHCDMLRPTNRIIEVAYYSYLRFVLWFTAFVFRSGETALNCKKYFVNALRTFYTVRELFDVLTDLNYVNVTERTIFSGMLGFHRAVKPLPSNDTAA